In Papilio machaon chromosome W, ilPapMach1.1, whole genome shotgun sequence, a single genomic region encodes these proteins:
- the LOC123722944 gene encoding actin cytoskeleton-regulatory complex protein PAN1-like: MDMASFKNSLPQEGTAGNASGESLPEVTLTSGRPSYSGGAKDCQPTTSAITTDNEANDLELTTPGRAEEGGESDVEVVSMSESSSDSDSTLDGRKASASTARKKISGSAAPKIALKFPIGTESKGKNRALKEAEAAGPVKKVSTATRGRTRRPGAQSSFLQEAKAYLAEGEESRAAGSDPPPYQPPCLPRDLSEPRAAQPEAATIEALAAKALLNVSTIQGEVKKSGNLKGTVRGQINRATQQVIEAVEELRAITPEEEQRRLRAENARLARELELIRAELRAFKEAHSESQKRSEATPREAPQAQEGVEAILRGALEEMRRELLESVGGMVNARLQDLETRLPPEPVVRPPLQADKQHPPPPRPVVRPNLATSAPKNVETRPAQAPVAKARPVPKRRIAPTAVPAAPPPPPPAGGGGRVGKAAKAQAGAAEPAPQTPGGEVQWSKVVGRKAKKKKKAPAGAPPAAPVHPNGTQRVPPPPKAVKIVAPKTAAITVTLKPGATITTAEGQVSEAKYTDVLAKAKASICLRDFGLETVKVRTSMTGSKLMEVGGNTPEETAEFNSCNYKIG, encoded by the coding sequence ATGGACATGGCAAGCTTCAAAAACTCAttaccccaggagggtaccgCTGGCAACGCCAGCGGAGAATCCCTCCCAGAGGTCACTCTGACCTCTGGCCGGCCCTCGTATTCTGGGGGGGCCAAAGACTGCCAACCAACGACCTCGGCGATAACAACTGACAACGAAGCAAACGATTTGGAACTGACGACGCCTGGAAGAGCAGAGGAAGGCGGGGAGAGCGACGTGGAGGTGGTCTCTATGTCGGAGTCTTCCTCCGACTCAGACAGTACTCTGGACGGGAGGAAGGCGAGCGCGAGCACGGCGCGGAAAAAGATCAGCGGATCCGCGGCCCCAAAAATCGCCCTCAAGTTCCCAATTGGGACAGAGAGCAAGGGGAAGAATAGGGCGCTAAAAGAAGCGGAAGCAGCGGGCCCGGTCAAAAAAGTGTCGACAGCGACAAGAGGCCGTACCAGACGACCGGGGGCCCAAAGCAGTTTCCTGCAGGAGGCGAAAGCCTACTTAGCGGAGGGGGAGGAGAGTCGAGCAGCTGGCTCGGACCCCCCCCCCTACCAGCCTCCATGCCTGCCCAGGGACTTGTCGGAGCCCAGGGCTGCGCAACCGGAGGCTGCCACCATAGAGGCATTGGCTGCGAAGGCCCTCCTGAATGTTTCCACAATTCAGGGGGAGGTTAAGAAGAGCGGAAACCTAAAGGGAACAGTGCGGGGCCAGATTAACAGGGCCACCCAACAGGTGATAGAAGCGGTGGAGGAGCTCCGAGCGATCACCCCCGAGGAGGAGCAACGCCGGCTCCGCGCGGAGAATGCCAGACTAGCTAGAGAGCTGGAGCTGATCCGCGCGGAGCTGCGTGCTTTCAAAGAAGCGCACTCGGAGTCGCAAAAGCGGTCAGAAGCGACTCCGAGGGAGGCTCCTCAGGCCCAGGAGGGGGTGGAGGCGATTCTCAGGGGCGCTCTCGAAGAGATGAGGCGCGAACTCCTAGAGTCAGTAGGCGGGATGGTGAACGCCCGCCTACAAGACCTGGAGACGCGCCTCCCCCCTGAGCCGGTGGTCAGACCACCGCTCCAGGCGGACAAACAAcatccgccgccgccgcgccctgTAGTCAGGCCCAACCTGGCGACCAGCGCCCCTAAAAACGTGGAGACACGACCAGCCCAGGCCCCTGTAGCCAAAGCCAGGCCGGTCCCCAAACGGAGGATCGCCCCTACAGCTGTACCGGCTGCCCCTCCCCCCCCTCCACCTGCTGGCGGAGGAGGGCGCGTAGGGAAAGCCGCGAAGGCTCAAGCCGGAGCCGCTGAACCCGCCCCCCAAACTCCCGGGGGTGAAGTACAGTGGTCTAAGGTAGTCGGCCGCAAGgcaaaaaagaagaaaaaggcTCCGGCCGGGGCCCCGCCTGCTGCGCCAGTTCACCCTAATGGGACGCAGCGGGTTCCCCCTCCCCCTAAAGCAGTAAAGATCGTGGCCCCCAAGACGGCGGCCATAACCGTCACCCTTAAACCGGGGGCCACGATCACGACAGCAGAGGGACAGGTCTCTGAGGCCAAATATACTGACGTCTTGGCCAAGGCTAAGGCGTCGATCTGCCTCAGAGACTTCGGCTTGGAGACGGTCAAAGTGCGGACCAGCATGACCGGCTCCAAGCTGATGGAAGTGGGGGGGAACACCCCAGAAGAGACGGCCGAATTCAATagctgtaattataaaatcggATAA